A window of the Kosakonia sp. BYX6 genome harbors these coding sequences:
- a CDS encoding catalase family peroxidase, producing the protein MRKPLFTTRQLIARLALIAAAPVALIMLFLWGGGWLDPQRLTAGKLVSVLQQAGGEHPGYRRNHAKGVCVTGRFISNGNASELSRASVFALGETPVTGRFAIAGGNPMAPDYAAPVRSLALEFKQADGAQWRTGMNAMPFFPVASVEGFYELQVATLPDPATGKPNPKKLESFVRKHPEINQFFAWAKQNVPSSSWASDRYNSLNAFRFVDDADNDHLVRWSMVPHAEFQPISEQQKNDVDFLQNDLEQRLSQGPLKWDLVVTVASAQDSGRDASKAWPANRQTINAGTLVLTEAIEQKHGPCNDINYDPLILPDGIASSDDPLLSARSAAYAKSYNLRTREQSRQAGARL; encoded by the coding sequence ATGAGAAAACCCCTTTTTACGACAAGACAATTAATCGCGCGTCTCGCGCTGATTGCTGCTGCGCCAGTTGCATTAATCATGCTGTTTTTATGGGGAGGCGGCTGGTTGGATCCCCAGCGGCTGACCGCCGGGAAATTGGTTTCCGTTTTACAACAGGCCGGCGGTGAACACCCAGGCTATCGCCGTAACCATGCCAAAGGGGTGTGCGTGACGGGGCGTTTTATCTCCAACGGCAATGCCAGTGAACTCTCCCGCGCCAGCGTGTTTGCGCTGGGAGAAACCCCGGTCACCGGGCGCTTTGCCATCGCCGGCGGTAACCCTATGGCGCCGGATTACGCCGCGCCGGTGCGCAGCCTGGCGCTGGAGTTCAAACAGGCGGATGGCGCGCAGTGGCGCACCGGCATGAATGCGATGCCATTTTTCCCGGTCGCCAGCGTCGAAGGATTTTACGAACTGCAAGTTGCTACGTTGCCGGACCCGGCGACAGGGAAACCGAACCCAAAGAAGCTGGAATCTTTTGTGCGTAAACACCCTGAAATTAATCAGTTTTTCGCGTGGGCAAAACAGAATGTGCCCTCCAGCAGTTGGGCCAGCGATCGCTATAACAGCCTGAATGCCTTCCGTTTTGTTGATGACGCGGACAATGACCACCTGGTTCGCTGGAGCATGGTGCCGCACGCCGAATTCCAGCCGATCAGCGAGCAACAAAAAAACGATGTGGATTTTCTGCAAAACGATCTTGAACAGCGCCTGTCGCAGGGGCCGTTGAAATGGGATTTGGTGGTCACTGTCGCCAGCGCGCAAGACAGCGGCCGCGACGCGTCGAAGGCCTGGCCTGCCAATCGGCAGACCATCAATGCCGGAACACTGGTGCTAACAGAGGCCATCGAACAAAAGCATGGACCGTGTAATGACATCAATTATGACCCGTTAATCTTGCCGGACGGTATCGCCAGTTCGGACGATCCATTACTCAGCGCGCGCTCGGCGGCGTATGCCAAATCGTACAATCTGCGCACGCGCGAACAATCTCGCCAGGCAGGAGCTCGTTTATGA
- a CDS encoding SDR family oxidoreductase — protein sequence MNMSGNTLLITGGTSGIGRALAQAFHARGNQVIITGRRQALLDEMVQANPGMAGFRLDVGDDAMLAELSSWVRLRFPALNVLIANAGISRTEDMTRDNWQANVAEDIITTNILGVIRTVAALLPVLKTQTNAIIMATSSALAFVPKADFPSYCASKAFLHTWLVCLRHQLRHLPIEVLELSPPYVQTALTGEEQISDPRAMPLPAYVDEVLTLLESQQHPGGEILLARDKPRRWAEKDGTFEALFRAVNP from the coding sequence ATGAATATGAGCGGCAATACCCTTCTTATTACCGGCGGCACCAGCGGTATCGGGCGCGCACTGGCGCAAGCGTTTCACGCGCGCGGCAACCAGGTGATTATCACCGGGCGTCGCCAGGCGCTATTAGATGAAATGGTGCAAGCCAACCCCGGCATGGCCGGGTTTCGGCTGGATGTCGGCGATGATGCTATGCTGGCGGAACTTTCGTCATGGGTCCGGTTGCGCTTCCCGGCGCTCAATGTGCTGATTGCCAACGCCGGGATTTCGCGCACGGAGGATATGACCCGCGATAACTGGCAGGCCAACGTTGCCGAAGACATCATTACCACCAATATTTTGGGCGTGATTCGCACGGTCGCCGCGTTGTTGCCGGTACTGAAGACGCAAACAAACGCGATCATTATGGCGACCAGTTCCGCGCTGGCATTTGTGCCAAAAGCAGATTTCCCGAGCTACTGCGCCAGCAAAGCTTTTCTGCATACCTGGCTGGTTTGCCTGCGGCATCAATTGCGCCATTTGCCCATTGAGGTGCTTGAGCTCTCCCCGCCTTACGTGCAGACCGCGTTGACCGGCGAGGAGCAAATCAGCGATCCACGCGCGATGCCGCTGCCAGCCTATGTTGATGAAGTGCTGACGCTGCTTGAGTCTCAGCAACATCCCGGCGGCGAGATCCTGCTGGCGCGGGATAAACCGCGGCGCTGGGCGGAAAAGGATGGCACCTTCGAGGCGCTCTTTCGCGCGGTAAATCCGTAA
- the ydcK gene encoding YdcK family protein, which yields MTKYRLSDEQRMFSYQLDGEKKTVALRQIIALRDFNDVSAGSAGGWVDTINVLDQHGDCWIYDENSMVFLGSTVRGNARITQPCVICHDVEIRDNAWVDGCELSHGAILSDNVTVQSSTVHGACHLHGDARILSGCGIIAARGLTQEEEQLLQIYDRATVSHSRVVHQAQIYGDAIVNYAFIEHRAEVFDFALLEGNELNDVWVCDCAKIYGHARIIAGTQEDEIPTIRYSSQVAENAVVEGNCILKHHVLVGGQAWLRGGPLQLDEKVVIQGNARIHGNVLIEHQIEITDNAVVEALDGESILLRGPKVVNDAQRITRTPLVGSL from the coding sequence ATGACTAAGTACCGGCTCAGCGATGAGCAACGCATGTTCAGTTACCAGCTTGATGGCGAGAAAAAAACCGTCGCGCTGCGCCAGATTATTGCCCTGCGTGATTTTAATGATGTCAGCGCAGGCAGTGCGGGCGGCTGGGTCGATACGATAAACGTGCTGGATCAGCACGGCGATTGCTGGATTTACGATGAAAACAGCATGGTTTTTCTCGGCAGCACCGTGCGGGGCAATGCGCGAATCACCCAGCCCTGCGTGATTTGCCACGATGTTGAAATCCGCGATAACGCCTGGGTGGACGGCTGTGAACTGAGCCACGGTGCGATTTTAAGTGACAACGTCACCGTGCAATCGTCAACGGTGCATGGTGCCTGCCATTTGCACGGCGATGCGCGCATTCTCAGCGGCTGCGGCATTATCGCCGCGCGCGGTTTAACGCAGGAAGAAGAACAGCTTTTGCAAATTTACGACCGCGCTACCGTCAGCCACTCTCGCGTCGTGCATCAAGCGCAAATTTACGGCGATGCCATCGTCAATTACGCCTTTATTGAACACCGGGCAGAGGTGTTTGATTTTGCCCTACTCGAAGGCAATGAACTGAATGATGTTTGGGTGTGCGACTGCGCCAAAATTTACGGCCACGCCCGCATTATTGCCGGTACGCAGGAAGATGAGATCCCGACCATTCGTTACAGCTCGCAAGTGGCGGAAAACGCCGTGGTGGAAGGCAATTGCATATTGAAACACCATGTTTTGGTCGGCGGCCAGGCGTGGTTACGCGGCGGGCCGCTGCAACTGGATGAAAAAGTGGTTATCCAGGGCAATGCGCGTATTCACGGCAATGTGCTGATCGAACACCAAATTGAGATCACCGACAATGCGGTGGTTGAAGCGCTGGATGGCGAGAGCATTTTGCTGCGCGGGCCAAAAGTGGTGAACGATGCGCAGCGGATCACCCGCACGCCGTTGGTCGGTTCCCTCTGA
- the tehB gene encoding tellurite resistance methyltransferase TehB, translated as MTTRDENYFTEKYGMTPTHSEVLNAMNYIQPGKALDLGCGNGRNSLYLANKGFDVTSWDKNPNSISNLQTIRAAEGLGNLHIATADLNNLSFDGEYDFILSTVVLMFLEAKTIPGLIANMQRCTKPGGYNLIVAAMDTADFPCTVGFPFAFKEGELRHYYAGWNLLKYNEEVGELHRTDANGNRIKLRFATMLARKSA; from the coding sequence ATGACTACCCGTGATGAGAATTACTTTACTGAAAAATACGGCATGACGCCGACGCACTCGGAAGTGCTGAACGCGATGAATTACATTCAGCCGGGCAAAGCGCTGGATCTCGGCTGTGGAAATGGGCGTAACAGCTTGTACCTCGCCAACAAAGGTTTTGATGTCACCTCATGGGATAAAAACCCTAACAGCATCAGCAATCTGCAAACTATCCGCGCGGCAGAAGGGCTGGGAAACCTGCATATCGCCACCGCCGATTTGAACAACCTGAGTTTTGACGGCGAATACGACTTCATTCTCTCCACTGTGGTGCTGATGTTCCTTGAAGCGAAAACCATTCCGGGGTTGATCGCTAATATGCAGCGCTGCACCAAACCAGGCGGATATAACTTGATTGTCGCCGCCATGGATACCGCCGATTTCCCGTGCACGGTCGGGTTCCCGTTTGCTTTTAAAGAAGGGGAATTGCGTCACTATTATGCAGGCTGGAACTTGTTGAAATACAACGAAGAGGTGGGTGAACTGCACCGCACCGATGCCAACGGCAACCGCATCAAACTGCGTTTTGCCACGATGCTGGCGCGTAAATCTGCTTAA
- the pepT gene encoding peptidase T, giving the protein MSSSLASQLTHRFFRYLSITSQSDPSATTLPTTVGQFDMARELANELKTLGLDEIVIDDHATVTAVKKGNVAGAPRIGFITHIDTVDVGLSPHIHPQILRFEGEDLCLNPKEDIWLRVNEHPEILAYPNEEIIFSDGTSVLGADNKAAVTVVMTLLENLTKEQRHGDIVVAFVPDEEVGLRGAKALDLKRFDVDFAWTIDCCELGEIVYENFNAASAQIHFTGVTAHPMSAKGVLVNPLLMAMDFISHFDRQQTPEHTEGREGYVWFNGINAVQSYATLNASIRDFDNESFARRKQQIAEVAAKIAAQHPTAKVEYSISDTYSNISNAVGEDRRAIDLMFEAMESLGITPKPTPMRGGTDGAALSAKGLLTPNFFTGAHNFHSRFEFLPLRAFEASYNVARQLCLLAAR; this is encoded by the coding sequence ATGTCGTCGTCGCTCGCCAGTCAATTAACGCATCGGTTTTTTCGTTACCTGAGTATCACCAGCCAAAGCGATCCCTCTGCCACCACATTACCCACGACTGTTGGGCAATTTGATATGGCGCGCGAACTGGCGAATGAGCTGAAAACGCTCGGGCTGGATGAGATTGTGATTGATGATCATGCCACCGTGACTGCGGTGAAAAAAGGCAATGTCGCCGGTGCGCCACGCATCGGTTTTATCACCCATATCGATACCGTAGATGTCGGTTTGTCGCCGCATATTCATCCGCAGATTTTGCGCTTTGAGGGAGAAGATCTCTGTCTGAACCCGAAAGAAGATATCTGGCTGCGCGTGAATGAACACCCGGAAATTCTCGCTTACCCCAACGAAGAGATTATTTTTAGCGATGGCACCAGCGTGCTCGGCGCAGACAACAAAGCAGCGGTTACGGTGGTGATGACCCTGCTGGAAAACCTGACGAAAGAACAGCGCCATGGCGATATCGTGGTGGCGTTCGTGCCGGATGAAGAAGTCGGCCTGCGCGGTGCGAAAGCGCTTGATTTAAAACGTTTTGATGTTGATTTTGCCTGGACCATCGATTGCTGCGAACTCGGCGAAATTGTCTACGAGAACTTCAATGCCGCCAGCGCGCAAATCCATTTCACCGGCGTTACCGCGCACCCGATGTCGGCAAAAGGCGTGCTGGTGAACCCGCTGTTAATGGCGATGGATTTTATCAGCCATTTCGATCGCCAGCAGACGCCGGAACACACCGAAGGCCGCGAAGGTTATGTCTGGTTTAACGGCATCAACGCCGTGCAAAGCTATGCGACGTTGAATGCCAGCATTCGTGATTTCGACAACGAAAGTTTTGCCCGCCGCAAACAACAGATTGCTGAAGTTGCCGCGAAAATCGCCGCCCAACACCCAACGGCGAAAGTGGAATACAGTATCAGCGATACTTACAGCAATATCAGTAACGCGGTGGGCGAAGATCGCCGGGCCATTGATTTGATGTTTGAAGCGATGGAATCGCTCGGCATTACGCCAAAACCGACGCCGATGCGCGGCGGCACAGACGGCGCGGCGCTATCTGCGAAAGGCTTGTTAACGCCGAACTTTTTTACCGGCGCACATAACTTCCACTCACGCTTTGAGTTCCTTCCCCTGCGCGCGTTTGAAGCGTCATACAATGTGGCGCGACAACTCTGCCTGCTGGCGGCGCGCTAA
- a CDS encoding ABC transporter substrate-binding protein translates to MISKPTTLALALASLIVSSSVAAKTLVYCSEGSPENFNPQLYTSGTSVDASAVPVYNRLVDFKVGTTELQPSLAESWDVSEDGKVYTFHLRKNVKFQSNKYFKPTRDFNADDVIFSFMRQKDAKNPYHNVSNGTYSNFESLEFGTLITAIDKIDDNTVRFTLAHPEAPFVADLGWYFASILSAEYADAMLKAGTPQRVDSDPIGTGPFRLAQYQKDSRILFTAFDDYWQGKAKIDRLVFSITPDASVRLAKLEKNECQVMPFPNPADLPRLKENKDVTLMSKAGLNTGFLAFNTQKAPLDNVKVRQALAMAINKPAIIKAVFQGTGSEAKNLLPPGVWSADSELKDYEYDPEKAKALLKEAGLPAGTTIDLWAMPVQRPYNPNAKRMAEMIQADWAKVGVQAKIVTYEWGEYLQRVKSGEHQAALMGWTTATGDPDNFFGPLFTCTSANGGSNSAKWCYKPFDKLIADAKATTDHDKRVAMYKEAQQMMHDQMPAVMIAHSTIFEPVRKEVQGYEVDPFGKHIFWQVDLKN, encoded by the coding sequence ATGATTAGCAAACCGACAACACTTGCTCTTGCGTTGGCCTCGCTGATAGTCAGTTCTTCTGTGGCTGCCAAAACTCTGGTCTATTGCTCAGAAGGCTCACCGGAAAACTTCAACCCACAACTTTACACCTCTGGCACCAGCGTCGACGCCAGCGCCGTGCCGGTTTACAACCGATTGGTGGATTTCAAAGTCGGCACCACCGAACTGCAACCTAGCCTCGCAGAGAGTTGGGATGTCAGTGAAGATGGCAAAGTCTATACCTTCCATTTACGCAAAAATGTGAAGTTCCAGAGCAACAAATACTTCAAACCAACGCGCGATTTTAATGCTGATGACGTGATCTTCTCGTTTATGCGGCAAAAAGATGCGAAAAACCCGTACCACAACGTGTCCAATGGGACTTATTCCAACTTTGAAAGCCTTGAGTTCGGTACGCTGATCACCGCCATTGATAAAATCGACGACAATACCGTGCGCTTTACGCTCGCGCACCCGGAAGCGCCGTTTGTCGCTGATTTGGGCTGGTATTTCGCCTCGATTCTGTCGGCGGAATACGCCGATGCGATGCTCAAAGCCGGGACGCCGCAGCGCGTCGATAGCGATCCAATTGGCACCGGGCCGTTCCGCCTGGCGCAATATCAGAAAGATTCGCGCATTTTATTCACTGCTTTTGACGATTACTGGCAAGGTAAAGCAAAAATTGACCGGCTGGTGTTCAGCATTACGCCAGATGCCTCAGTGCGTTTGGCGAAGCTGGAAAAGAATGAGTGCCAGGTGATGCCATTCCCGAACCCCGCCGACTTGCCGCGCCTGAAAGAGAACAAAGACGTTACGCTGATGAGCAAAGCGGGCTTGAACACGGGTTTCCTTGCTTTCAACACGCAAAAGGCGCCGCTCGATAACGTGAAGGTGCGCCAGGCGCTGGCGATGGCCATCAATAAACCGGCGATCATTAAAGCGGTGTTCCAGGGCACGGGTTCAGAAGCGAAAAACCTGTTGCCGCCGGGTGTATGGAGCGCCGATAGCGAGCTGAAAGATTACGAATACGATCCAGAAAAAGCCAAAGCGCTGCTAAAAGAAGCCGGTTTACCGGCGGGCACCACCATTGATCTGTGGGCGATGCCGGTACAGCGCCCGTATAACCCGAACGCCAAACGCATGGCGGAAATGATCCAGGCGGATTGGGCGAAAGTGGGCGTGCAAGCCAAAATCGTCACTTATGAATGGGGCGAATACTTACAACGCGTGAAAAGCGGCGAGCACCAGGCGGCGCTGATGGGCTGGACCACCGCAACCGGCGACCCGGATAACTTTTTCGGCCCGCTGTTTACTTGTACCTCCGCCAATGGTGGTTCGAACTCGGCGAAATGGTGTTATAAGCCGTTCGACAAGCTGATCGCCGATGCGAAAGCCACCACCGATCATGACAAACGCGTGGCGATGTACAAAGAAGCCCAGCAGATGATGCATGATCAAATGCCGGCAGTGATGATTGCGCATTCGACGATTTTCGAGCCGGTACGCAAAGAAGTGCAGGGATATGAAGTCGATCCGTTCGGCAAGCATATTTTCTGGCAAGTGGATCTGAAAAACTAA
- a CDS encoding DUF3313 domain-containing protein: MRTHALVSVAALSGLLALSGCTSKVTQPEKYSGFLKDYSGLQETQSATGKPVMRWVAPGFDPAKYDSIVYNPVTYYPVAKPTNQVNQQVLDGVLSYTNSKLKAAAASRKPLVTSPGQRSLIFRGAITGVDASKKGLQFYEVVPVAMVIAGTQMATGHRTMNTHLYFEGELIDAQTNAPVLKVVRQGEGKDLNNENAPVTVDALKQVVDDMATDATMFDLNKR; this comes from the coding sequence ATGCGTACTCATGCGTTAGTTAGCGTTGCCGCACTTTCCGGCCTGTTGGCATTATCAGGCTGCACATCAAAAGTGACCCAGCCGGAAAAATATTCTGGCTTTTTAAAAGATTACTCGGGATTACAGGAAACCCAATCCGCTACCGGCAAACCAGTGATGCGCTGGGTGGCGCCGGGGTTTGATCCGGCGAAATATGACAGCATTGTTTATAACCCAGTCACCTATTATCCGGTGGCGAAACCAACGAATCAGGTGAATCAACAGGTGTTGGACGGTGTGCTGAGCTATACCAACAGCAAGTTGAAAGCCGCTGCCGCGTCGCGTAAACCGCTGGTGACCTCGCCTGGTCAGCGCAGCCTGATTTTCCGCGGCGCCATCACCGGCGTGGACGCCAGCAAAAAGGGTTTGCAGTTCTATGAAGTGGTTCCGGTAGCGATGGTGATTGCCGGTACGCAAATGGCAACCGGGCATCGCACCATGAATACCCATCTCTATTTTGAAGGGGAACTGATCGACGCCCAGACTAACGCGCCCGTGCTCAAAGTGGTGCGTCAAGGAGAGGGCAAAGATCTTAACAATGAAAACGCGCCAGTCACCGTCGACGCCCTGAAACAGGTGGTTGACGATATGGCAACCGATGCCACGATGTTTGATCTCAACAAGCGCTAA
- a CDS encoding DMT family transporter, with translation MNALLYGLVVVIWGTTWIAIYLQQGPVPAPVSIFWRFALATAAMMLVLLARRKLRALPLRDHLFCLLQGACVFGFNFWCFYTAAAWINTGLESVIFSMAVLFNAVNSYLFFGQKPPARFFVAALLGLIGIVTLFWQDLVNSGGSSTLLMGIGLSALGTLGFSFGNMISLRHQRNGLETLTTNSWAMLYGTLMMGAIGVIRGDDFTPQWTASYFGALVYLAIFGSIVGFGAYFTLVGRIGPSKAAYSTLLFPIVALTVSTFFEGYVWHMNGVAGLLLILTGNLVMFARPENWLGGRGTRRKISAC, from the coding sequence ATGAACGCGTTACTGTATGGTCTGGTGGTGGTTATTTGGGGTACCACCTGGATTGCGATTTATCTACAACAAGGCCCGGTGCCGGCGCCGGTATCGATTTTCTGGCGTTTCGCGCTGGCAACCGCCGCCATGATGTTGGTGTTACTGGCACGGCGTAAGTTGCGCGCCCTGCCGCTGCGCGACCATCTATTTTGCCTGCTGCAAGGCGCTTGTGTTTTCGGTTTTAACTTCTGGTGTTTTTATACCGCCGCGGCGTGGATCAACACCGGGCTGGAGTCGGTGATTTTCTCCATGGCGGTGCTGTTTAACGCCGTCAACAGCTACCTCTTTTTCGGCCAGAAACCGCCAGCGCGCTTTTTCGTCGCCGCCCTGCTTGGCCTGATCGGTATCGTGACGTTGTTCTGGCAAGATTTGGTGAACAGCGGCGGGAGCAGCACGCTGTTAATGGGCATTGGCCTGTCGGCTCTCGGTACGCTCGGCTTCTCGTTTGGCAATATGATCAGCCTGCGTCACCAGCGCAACGGGTTGGAAACCCTCACCACTAATAGCTGGGCGATGTTGTATGGCACGCTGATGATGGGCGCGATTGGCGTGATTCGTGGGGATGACTTTACGCCACAGTGGACAGCCAGCTATTTCGGCGCGCTGGTGTATCTGGCCATTTTTGGCTCGATTGTCGGTTTCGGCGCGTACTTTACGCTGGTCGGCAGGATTGGCCCCAGCAAAGCCGCTTACAGCACTCTGCTGTTTCCGATTGTGGCGCTAACCGTCTCGACCTTCTTCGAAGGCTATGTCTGGCATATGAACGGGGTTGCTGGGCTATTGCTGATTCTTACCGGTAATCTGGTGATGTTTGCCCGCCCGGAAAACTGGTTGGGCGGGCGCGGAACGCGGCGAAAGATTAGCGCTTGTTGA
- a CDS encoding AraC family transcriptional regulator yields the protein MSDSYDAFENLRKHNAVLHNSVALHSGIQLAAWSNKRDNITQYCNHHTLSLYVADGYESYHKTAYGWKNGGGPDRFCLMPKESESAWDIRDNLSFVHLYCTDEHLRDVGEKVWDRSPASFTLDEKTFSQDAHITALYRQFLLDCDWQQNANQLTLSTASTLLLTHLVQRYSNVQWQLPTVTGGLAPMALRNVLEYIDAHLGDALLLSDLAAQVPLSEYHFARMFRQSMGLAPHQFVMQRRMARAKDLLLNSDQPLTTIALACGFNSASHFSNRFKAAKGLTPSQLRATRRV from the coding sequence ATGTCTGACAGCTATGATGCCTTTGAAAATCTGCGCAAACACAACGCCGTCTTGCACAATTCGGTGGCGCTGCACTCTGGGATCCAGCTTGCCGCATGGTCAAACAAACGCGATAACATCACGCAATATTGCAATCACCACACCCTCAGTTTGTACGTCGCCGACGGCTATGAGAGCTACCACAAAACGGCTTACGGCTGGAAAAATGGCGGTGGGCCAGATCGTTTTTGCTTGATGCCAAAAGAGAGTGAATCCGCGTGGGACATCCGCGATAACTTGTCCTTTGTGCATCTTTATTGCACTGACGAACATCTGCGTGATGTGGGGGAAAAGGTCTGGGATCGCAGCCCGGCATCGTTCACCCTTGATGAAAAAACTTTCTCTCAGGATGCGCACATTACCGCGCTTTATCGCCAGTTTTTGCTCGACTGCGACTGGCAACAAAATGCCAACCAATTGACATTAAGCACCGCTTCAACGCTGCTATTGACACATCTGGTTCAGCGCTACAGCAATGTGCAATGGCAATTGCCAACCGTCACCGGCGGATTAGCGCCCATGGCGCTACGCAATGTGCTGGAGTATATCGATGCGCATCTTGGCGACGCACTGCTGCTCTCGGATCTGGCGGCGCAGGTGCCGCTCAGTGAATACCATTTCGCGCGGATGTTTCGCCAGTCGATGGGCCTCGCGCCACATCAATTTGTGATGCAACGCCGCATGGCGCGCGCCAAAGATTTGTTGCTCAATAGCGACCAGCCGCTGACCACCATCGCGCTGGCCTGCGGCTTTAACTCTGCCAGCCATTTCAGCAACCGCTTCAAAGCGGCGAAAGGGCTGACGCCTTCACAATTACGCGCGACGCGTCGTGTTTGA
- a CDS encoding lysozyme inhibitor LprI family protein, with the protein MSASAMNSYAVPNSSIVKNRDINACIEKNGDNNSECLSSVNKRTEHELNAIYQDKLKEISNYDFSQWWMGEKAQREEMKKSFIRSQELWLKYRQDYCKAASAGAEGIDGYGAIATSCQINMGIRRIEEIRMVHPDLSEG; encoded by the coding sequence ATGTCCGCTTCCGCTATGAATTCTTATGCCGTACCCAATTCATCCATCGTTAAAAATAGGGACATCAATGCCTGTATAGAAAAAAACGGTGACAACAATAGCGAGTGCTTGAGTTCAGTAAATAAGCGAACAGAGCATGAATTAAATGCCATCTATCAGGATAAGCTAAAAGAGATTTCCAATTACGATTTCAGCCAGTGGTGGATGGGAGAAAAGGCGCAACGGGAAGAGATGAAAAAGTCTTTCATACGTAGCCAGGAGCTGTGGTTGAAGTATCGTCAGGACTACTGTAAGGCGGCCAGCGCTGGAGCTGAAGGGATTGATGGCTATGGCGCAATAGCCACAAGTTGTCAGATTAATATGGGAATACGACGTATCGAGGAAATCAGGATGGTGCATCCTGATCTTTCTGAAGGTTAA
- a CDS encoding peptidoglycan-binding protein, with the protein MSHHHARIHQLKGTVGSCGANYPEDVRAIQKMINNAGYRLATGRTVGLNGICDPETEQAIIWYQRLLTLAPTGLVHPADSSFMKALVNAHSPGWRPRNTSGSLSVNEGQVTFDSEGVDYITAVEPFRQRSYPNFSRILHWPPKFSSGVTLGRGYDMGSRSTGEIYSTLRQAGLEEYKAVICSKASHLKGRQAGQFVKVYGPLVGEISHSQQIRLFEIVYREKLNYAKGVYSRNSRHVPNPLPWFNVDKVIRDVFVDTIYQGNQTAPEMVKIMASSGTRTEIIQYLKNDPILSGDRRRNEIRVRSLSK; encoded by the coding sequence ATGTCACATCATCATGCCCGGATACACCAACTCAAAGGAACGGTTGGCAGTTGTGGAGCGAATTATCCTGAGGACGTAAGAGCCATACAGAAAATGATAAATAACGCCGGGTACCGACTTGCTACCGGGAGAACAGTTGGACTAAACGGTATATGTGATCCCGAGACCGAACAGGCAATCATCTGGTATCAGCGCTTGCTCACTCTCGCACCAACGGGGCTTGTTCATCCAGCAGACAGTTCATTTATGAAGGCTCTGGTAAATGCGCACTCCCCCGGATGGCGGCCCCGGAATACATCAGGTTCCCTTTCGGTAAATGAGGGACAGGTCACATTTGATTCAGAAGGTGTCGATTACATCACGGCTGTGGAACCTTTCAGGCAGCGAAGTTACCCGAATTTTTCTCGCATATTACATTGGCCTCCCAAATTTTCATCAGGAGTAACTCTCGGGCGAGGCTACGATATGGGAAGTCGAAGCACTGGCGAGATTTACTCAACGCTCAGGCAGGCGGGTTTAGAAGAATACAAAGCGGTTATTTGCTCTAAGGCATCGCACCTTAAAGGCCGTCAAGCCGGTCAGTTTGTTAAAGTTTACGGTCCTCTTGTCGGAGAAATATCTCATAGCCAGCAAATAAGGCTTTTTGAAATCGTATACAGAGAGAAGCTTAATTATGCCAAAGGCGTATATTCAAGAAATTCTCGCCATGTTCCTAATCCATTACCGTGGTTCAACGTGGATAAAGTAATACGAGATGTCTTTGTTGATACGATTTATCAGGGGAACCAGACCGCACCTGAAATGGTAAAAATAATGGCGAGCAGTGGCACTCGGACTGAGATAATTCAATATCTTAAAAACGATCCGATTTTAAGCGGTGATAGACGTAGAAATGAAATAAGAGTGAGGAGCCTGAGTAAATGA